A stretch of the Erinaceus europaeus chromosome 23, mEriEur2.1, whole genome shotgun sequence genome encodes the following:
- the LOC103115228 gene encoding HIG1 domain family member 1A, mitochondrial-like, with product MSSNTDVSLSSYAEDQGLKLVRKAEETSFVPMGWAGFTAIVACGSYKLKSRGSTKMSLHLIHMCVAAQGFVVGAMTVGVGHSLYKAFWADPEPEKRCSLALSTCFS from the coding sequence ATGTCAAGCAACACAGATGTATCTCTCTCTTCATACGCTGAAGATCAAGGGTTGAAATTGGTACGAAAAGCCGAAGAGACGTCATTTGTCCCCATGGGATGGGCTGGTTTCACAGCAATTGTCGCATGTGGATCATACAAATTGAAGAGCAGAGGAAGTACTAAAATGTCCCTTCACCTGATCCACATGTGTGTAGCAGCCCAGGGCTTTGTGGTGGGAGCAATGACTGTTGGTGTGGGACATTCCCTGTATAAGGCGTTCTGGGCAGACCCTGAACCTGAGAAGAGATGCTCTCTTGCTCTTAGTACTTGTTTCAGTTAG